In the genome of Alphaproteobacteria bacterium, the window TGACGCGTTGTGATACAACAGCACGGGCAACAATGGCGCCGTTAGTGTTAAACACCTCCAGCCAATCATTATCCTTTACACCAATTTTTCTTGCATCTGTTTCGCTGACCCAGACAATCGGTCCGCCGCGTGAGAGCGTAAGCATATGAAGATTGTCGCTATAGGTTGAATGAATACCCCATTTCTGGTGTGGTGTGATGAAGTTTAGCAGGATAGTCGGCGACTCTTTTCCATGTTTATCCAGCATATGCTGTACGGTGCGCGTATTGATTGGTGGACGGTAAGAAACCAAGGCTTCACCGAAATCGATCATCCATGGATGATCCTGATATAGCTGCTGGCGGCCTGTGAGCGTACGCCAGGGGATAAATTCATGGACGTTGGTATAACCTGCATTATAGCAGACATGCTCGGACTCAATACCGCTCCATGTGGGCGAACTGATAATTTTACGCGGCTGTGCTTGAATATCACGGAAGCGGATTTTTTCTTCTTCCTTAGGCAGTGCCAGGTGCGTGTGATTACGTCCTGTGATCTTGCTAAGCGCCGCCCATGCCTTGACGGCGACTTCTCCGTTAGTTTCAGGAGCAAGAGAAAGCACCGTTTCGCAGGCATCAATATCGCTCTCGATCTTGACGCGTCCGTGTTTTTCGCCATTTAGTTTTTTTAGGAAGTTGACTTCGTGTTGCGTGTTCCAGCCAATCCCCTTGCCGCCATTGCCCAATTTCTCCATAAGGGGCCCAAGCGTTGTAAATCGTTCATAAGTCGCAGGGTAATCGCGCTCGACCACTTTCATGGTTGGGGCTGTTTTGCCCGGAATAAGCGAGCATTCGCCCTTGCGCCATTCTTTTACATCGGGCTGAGATAATTCTCCAGCCGTGTCGTGCTGAATGGGGTTTAAGACAATCTCTTTTTCCACGCCCAGATGGCCAACACATAGTTCCGAGAACTTTTTGGCCAACCCTTTATAGATCTCCCAATCAGATTTGCTTTGCCATACAGGATCGATAGCTTTTGACAGCGGATGAATAAAAGGGTGCATGTCTGATGTGTTGAGATCATTCTTTTCGTACCAGCTTGCGGTCGGCAAAACGATATCGGAATACATACAAGTGGTGGACATACGGAAATCAAGCGTTACCACGAGGTCGAGTTTTCCTTCGGGTGCTTTATCATGCCAGACCACTTCGGAAGACCGACCTGAGCCTTCATCGCCTAAATCCTTGCCCTGAACGCCGTGCTGAGTGCCTAGGAAGTGTTTGAGGAAATACTCGTGACCCTTACCGCTGGAGCCAAGAATATTCGAACGCCAGACAAACATATTGCGCGGCCAGTTTGCAGGATTGTCGGGATCCTCGCACGACATGCGCAAATCGCCACGGCTGAGGCGGTCAACGACATGCTCAACCGGATCGCGTCCTATGTCTTCGGCTTGTTTAACAAGCGAAAGCGGGTTTTCTTCCAATTGAGGTGCTGACGGCAGCCACCCCATGCGCTCAGAGCGGATATTGCAATCAATCAATGAACCAGCCCATTTACTGCGATCCGCCAGTGGGGAGAGGATCTCATCCAACTCCAGTGTCTCATAGCGCCATTGATCAGTGTGGGCATAAAAGAATGAAGTTGAATTTTGTTGACGCGGTGGACGGTTCCAGTCCAGCGCAAAAGCTAACGGTGCCCAGCCCGTTTGCGGCCGCAATTTCTCTTGCCCAACATAATGCGACCAGCCGCCGCCTGATTGGCCAATGCAGCCGCAGAATACCAGCATATTAATACAGGCACGGTAATTCATGTCCATGTGATACCAGTGGTTCATTGCCGCGCCGATGATGATCATCGATTTGCCCTTGGTAGTATGGGCATTCTGCGCGAAGGCGCGGGCCACCTGAATAACCTTTTCAGCCGGAACTCCGGTAATACTTTCCTGCCATTTCGGCGTATAGGGGATATTTTCTTTATAATCTGAGGCAACATGATCGCCGTCCAAACCAGTGCGGCAAATACCGTACTGAGCACAGAGTAAATCAAAAACGCAGGCGACGGGAACTTTTTCACCGTTCAAATCAAGAATGCGGACGGGGATATTGCGCTCCAGAACATCTTCGCGTTTGTTTGGTTCAAAATAACCTGTCTCATGGACTTGTCCGCCGAAATAGGGGAAGCCGACCTTAACAACATTGTCATGAACGCCAAGCAATGTCTTGCGCGGACGAAAGCTTTTTCCAGTTTGGGCATTGGTCGGAACGATATTCCACTTACCTTCTTCACCCCAGCGAAAGCCAATTGAACCGGTTGGGACGGTAATCTGATCGGTTTCCTCATCAAAGCAAACGGTTTTCCATTCAGGGTTGTTTTTCTCGTTCAGATCCCCTTTGAAATCTGATGCGCGCAACATGCGTCCGGGCACGAAACGTCCGCCATGTTTCACCAGCTTGACAAGGAACGGCATGTCCGAATATGTGCGACAATAACTGTCAAAATAGTCCGATGTTTTATCGAGGTGAAACTCTTTGAGAATCACATGCGCCATCGACATGGCCAGTGCTGCATCGGTTCCCTGACGCGGATTAAGCCAGATATCACCAAATTTAGATGCCTCGGAATAGTCAGGAGTGATTGTGACAACTTGTGTGCCTTTGTAACGCGCTTCGGTCATAAAGTGCGCATCTGGTGTGCGGGTTTGAGGAACGTTCGATCCCCACATGATGATAAAACCGGAATTATACCAATCCGCACTTTCCGGTACGTCTGTCTGTTCCCCCCACGTTTGTGGGCTGGAAGGGGGAAGGTCGCAATACCAATCGTAAAAGCTCATGCAAACGCCGCCGAGCAAGGAGATATAGCGTGAACCAGCCGCATAGGAAATCATTGACATCGCCGGAATGGGCGAGAAACCAATAATCCGGTCGGGGCCATGCTCCTTAATAGTATATATATTGGACGCGGTCACAATCTCATTCACTTCGTCCCATCCCGCCCGTACAAATCCACCGCGGCCACGAACATTTTGATAAGATTGCCGTAAGGTAGGATCGGCCTGAATAGCGGCCCACGCTTTAACAGGATCCTCGCCAACCTGTTTCTTCATTGTACGCCATAGATCAAGAAGTCGTTTTCTGACCATTGGGTATTTGAGGCGATTGGCCGAATAGATATACCAGCTGTAGCTCGCGCCGCGGGCACAGCCGCGTGGCTCATGATTTGGAAGATCAGGGCGCGTGCGCGGATAGTCAGTTTGTTGTGTTTCCCATGTAATAAGACCGCTTTTAACGTAAATTTTCCAAGAGCAAGAACCTGTGCAGTTTACGCCATGCGTGGATCTGACAATTTTATCATGCGCCCAGCGATCGCGATAGGCTTTCTCCCATCCGCGATTTTCGTCCGTCGTGATGCCGTGCCCATCAGAGAAGTGTTCGTGTTTTTTGGTAAAATAGCTGATGCGGTCGATAAAATAACTCATAATGCAAGGCTCCTTATTCTCTTGGATAGTCGCGTGTAACGCGCGAGTCCCCCTTGATCTAAATCAAGGGGATTGAATTTATTACGGGTTTTTGTATTTGGCCCCAGGATGCAAATAAGAGGCCCAGTTTAGGAGCAAGCACAGCACATAGAACCCAGCAAATCCATATAAGGCTTGTTCTGGAAGTCCTTTTTCGATTTGCTCACCAAACACAGTCGGAATAATGAAGGCTCCATACGCAGCAACAGCCGATGTCCAGCCCAGAACAGGTCCGGCTTGCTGACGGTCGAAGACAACGGCTATAGTGCGGAAGGTCGATCCGTTACCGATCCCGGCGGCAAGAAATAGCGCCATGAAAGTCAGAAAGAACGGTATAAAATAGATTTCAGGAGTGGCCGACGCATAAGAAGCTTGCATATAATGCGCTGCGCCAAGCGCACCAGCGATCATAATCACCGAACAAATCTGTGTAACCAGTGCGCCGCCAAGCTTATCGGAGAGCCAGCCGCCTATGGGACGAATAATCGCGCCAATGAATGGGCCTATCCAGGCGTAGGTTAAAGCGCTTGGCGCATTTGGATTGGCCAGCGTATGGGTCAAGACACCATCGGGTCCAGCGATATGCTGAAAGCCAAAGATCACTTTGATCGAGAGCGGCAGAGCAGCGGAAAAACCGATAAAGGACCCGAAGGTCATGGTATAGATGATAGTCATGATCCAGGTGTGAGGATGCCGGAAAATAGCATATTGTTTGCGCACACGCTGACTGAGACCAGGCAAGATAGCCAAGATGCCGACGGTGACTGCAATCACGCCGGGTAAAATGAGCCACTTGCTAATAGTCAAGCCAGAACCGTTTGCGCTTTCAGGCAGAATCAACCACAATCCTAGCGCCGAAGCAGCCAATCCGACTCCATACATAATCGTGATTTTAAAGAAAGATGAGCCTGCTCCGCCAATGTCAGGCGAAACATGCTCATCCCGTATATTGCTGATCAAAGTCCATGAAAGGACGGTAAGTGGAATTAAGATTACAGCCCAGATATAGCCGGAATTGAAAATCCAAGTCTCTGAGCCAGCTGGGATTTTACCGATCATAGTTCCGGAGTCGCTTGTGAGTATCATCGGATCCCCGCCAAACAAGCCAAACGTCATTACAAAAGGAATAAGGATTTGGGTTATGGTGACGCCGAAGTTTCCAAGGCCGGCGTTGAGGCCAAGGGAGAGTCCTTGCATCCTCTTTGGGAAAAAGAAACTGATATTTGACATCGAGGATGCAAAATTCCCGCCACCAAAGCCGCAGAGTAGGGCAAGAAGCTGAAATACCCAGAGTGGCGTATGGACATTCTGCAAGGCCAGGCCTGTACCAATGGCGGGGGCGATCAAAAGGGCTGTGGTAAAGAAAAGTGTGTTCTTGCCACCTGCAATACGAATAAAGAATGAGGCTGGAATGCGCAGCGTTGCGCCGGTCAAACCTGCAATTGCGTTCAGTGTAAAAAGATCTCCTTTGCTGAAAGGGAAGCCCAGGTTAAGCATTTGTACTGTAATAACACTCCAGTATATCCAGACCGCAAAACCGCAGAGTAGGCAAGGAATAGAGATCCAGAGCGTACGCCAAGAGATCGTTTTTCCTTCGGATTCCCAAAAATTTTCTTTTTCCGGGTCCCATTTATAAATATCTTTCGCCATCGTTTTTCTCCTTTTTATTTTTTCATTTGGTTTGGGGCATCGCCCAGTTCGGGCAAGTATTTCGATTTTTCGAGATTGCGCTCCATGATGACGACGGTAATATGCATCCATAACAATGCAATCGCGACCA includes:
- a CDS encoding nitrate reductase subunit alpha encodes the protein MSYFIDRISYFTKKHEHFSDGHGITTDENRGWEKAYRDRWAHDKIVRSTHGVNCTGSCSWKIYVKSGLITWETQQTDYPRTRPDLPNHEPRGCARGASYSWYIYSANRLKYPMVRKRLLDLWRTMKKQVGEDPVKAWAAIQADPTLRQSYQNVRGRGGFVRAGWDEVNEIVTASNIYTIKEHGPDRIIGFSPIPAMSMISYAAGSRYISLLGGVCMSFYDWYCDLPPSSPQTWGEQTDVPESADWYNSGFIIMWGSNVPQTRTPDAHFMTEARYKGTQVVTITPDYSEASKFGDIWLNPRQGTDAALAMSMAHVILKEFHLDKTSDYFDSYCRTYSDMPFLVKLVKHGGRFVPGRMLRASDFKGDLNEKNNPEWKTVCFDEETDQITVPTGSIGFRWGEEGKWNIVPTNAQTGKSFRPRKTLLGVHDNVVKVGFPYFGGQVHETGYFEPNKREDVLERNIPVRILDLNGEKVPVACVFDLLCAQYGICRTGLDGDHVASDYKENIPYTPKWQESITGVPAEKVIQVARAFAQNAHTTKGKSMIIIGAAMNHWYHMDMNYRACINMLVFCGCIGQSGGGWSHYVGQEKLRPQTGWAPLAFALDWNRPPRQQNSTSFFYAHTDQWRYETLELDEILSPLADRSKWAGSLIDCNIRSERMGWLPSAPQLEENPLSLVKQAEDIGRDPVEHVVDRLSRGDLRMSCEDPDNPANWPRNMFVWRSNILGSSGKGHEYFLKHFLGTQHGVQGKDLGDEGSGRSSEVVWHDKAPEGKLDLVVTLDFRMSTTCMYSDIVLPTASWYEKNDLNTSDMHPFIHPLSKAIDPVWQSKSDWEIYKGLAKKFSELCVGHLGVEKEIVLNPIQHDTAGELSQPDVKEWRKGECSLIPGKTAPTMKVVERDYPATYERFTTLGPLMEKLGNGGKGIGWNTQHEVNFLKKLNGEKHGRVKIESDIDACETVLSLAPETNGEVAVKAWAALSKITGRNHTHLALPKEEEKIRFRDIQAQPRKIISSPTWSGIESEHVCYNAGYTNVHEFIPWRTLTGRQQLYQDHPWMIDFGEALVSYRPPINTRTVQHMLDKHGKESPTILLNFITPHQKWGIHSTYSDNLHMLTLSRGGPIVWVSETDARKIGVKDNDWLEVFNTNGAIVARAVVSQRVNEGMMMMYHAQEKLVHTPGSKITNARGGIHNSVTRATVKPTHMIGGYAQLSYGFNYYGTVGSNRDEFVIVRKMDKVNWMDEPSQMKAAI
- a CDS encoding antiporter, with amino-acid sequence MAKDIYKWDPEKENFWESEGKTISWRTLWISIPCLLCGFAVWIYWSVITVQMLNLGFPFSKGDLFTLNAIAGLTGATLRIPASFFIRIAGGKNTLFFTTALLIAPAIGTGLALQNVHTPLWVFQLLALLCGFGGGNFASSMSNISFFFPKRMQGLSLGLNAGLGNFGVTITQILIPFVMTFGLFGGDPMILTSDSGTMIGKIPAGSETWIFNSGYIWAVILIPLTVLSWTLISNIRDEHVSPDIGGAGSSFFKITIMYGVGLAASALGLWLILPESANGSGLTISKWLILPGVIAVTVGILAILPGLSQRVRKQYAIFRHPHTWIMTIIYTMTFGSFIGFSAALPLSIKVIFGFQHIAGPDGVLTHTLANPNAPSALTYAWIGPFIGAIIRPIGGWLSDKLGGALVTQICSVIMIAGALGAAHYMQASYASATPEIYFIPFFLTFMALFLAAGIGNGSTFRTIAVVFDRQQAGPVLGWTSAVAAYGAFIIPTVFGEQIEKGLPEQALYGFAGFYVLCLLLNWASYLHPGAKYKNP